One window of Pseudomonas urmiensis genomic DNA carries:
- a CDS encoding LysR family transcriptional regulator, with protein MNKLELLKTFVRVNELCSFTLAGESLGLPRSTVSEQVKALERLLGSRLFNRTTRRVQATQDGLLLYERSKDVLSGMDEIESLFRADDAQLSGRLRIDLPTMMARRVIIPALPQFLQRHPHLEVEISCTDRQVDLLREGFDCVMRIGALSDLDVVARPIGQLSMRNCASPAYLATFGMPHSLADLAGHRLVHYVRNLGARSAGFEYEREGQVYLQPMGGVVTVNNAEAYSAACLAGLGLIQVPAVGVAEHLRSGALVSVLEPWQAQAMPVSLLYARQRHVPRRVQAFMSWLAVVLEGQVDPAASAS; from the coding sequence ATGAACAAGCTTGAGCTGCTGAAGACCTTTGTCAGGGTCAATGAACTGTGCAGTTTCACCCTGGCCGGGGAGAGCCTGGGCCTGCCGCGCTCTACCGTCTCCGAGCAGGTCAAGGCGCTGGAGCGATTGCTTGGTAGCCGGCTGTTCAACCGCACCACCCGCCGAGTCCAGGCGACTCAGGACGGGCTGCTGCTGTACGAGCGCAGTAAGGACGTGCTCTCGGGCATGGATGAGATCGAAAGCTTGTTTCGTGCCGACGATGCGCAATTGTCCGGCCGCCTGCGGATCGATCTACCGACCATGATGGCGCGACGGGTGATCATCCCGGCGTTGCCGCAGTTCCTCCAGCGTCATCCTCATCTTGAGGTGGAAATCAGCTGCACCGATCGTCAGGTCGACCTGTTGCGTGAAGGCTTTGATTGTGTGATGCGCATTGGTGCGCTCAGTGACCTGGACGTGGTGGCGCGGCCGATCGGCCAGTTGAGCATGCGCAACTGCGCCAGCCCCGCTTACCTGGCCACATTCGGCATGCCGCACAGTCTTGCCGACCTGGCCGGGCATCGACTGGTCCACTACGTGCGCAATCTTGGCGCGCGCAGCGCAGGATTCGAGTATGAGCGGGAAGGGCAAGTGTACTTGCAGCCCATGGGTGGCGTGGTCACGGTCAACAATGCCGAAGCTTATTCTGCCGCTTGTCTGGCAGGCCTGGGATTGATCCAGGTGCCTGCAGTTGGCGTGGCCGAGCACCTGCGCAGTGGCGCGTTGGTCTCGGTGCTCGAACCCTGGCAGGCCCAGGCCATGCCGGTGTCTTTGTTGTATGCACGTCAGCGCCATGTGCCACGCCGGGTCCAGGCGTTCATGAGCTGGTTGGCGGTGGTGCTCGAGGGGCAGGTCGATCCAGCGGCGAGCGCCAGTTGA
- a CDS encoding SDR family NAD(P)-dependent oxidoreductase — MTRKIALITGASRGLGKNTAQHLAARGIDVIGTYHSKADQALALAEQLQQAGGRAAMLQLDVADSSSFAGFAARLSDTLEQHFGRRQFDYLVNNAGIGLNVPFSETSEAQFDQLLNIQLKGPFFLTQQMLPLLADGGRIVNISTGLTRFALPGYAAYAAMKGAMEVLTRYQAKELGARGIRVNILAPGAIETDFGGGVVRDNAQVNDFIAGNTALGRVGLPDDIGAAVALLLEQGNGWITGQRLEVSGGMFL; from the coding sequence ATGACTCGCAAGATTGCATTGATCACCGGCGCCAGCCGCGGCCTTGGTAAAAACACCGCCCAGCACCTGGCGGCGCGCGGCATCGATGTTATCGGCACTTACCACAGCAAAGCCGATCAAGCCTTAGCGCTAGCCGAACAACTGCAACAAGCGGGTGGGCGCGCCGCCATGCTGCAATTAGATGTCGCCGACAGCAGCAGCTTCGCAGGTTTTGCAGCACGTCTTAGCGACACCCTGGAGCAGCACTTTGGCCGTCGTCAGTTCGACTACCTGGTGAACAATGCCGGGATCGGCTTGAACGTGCCGTTCAGTGAAACCAGTGAGGCGCAGTTCGACCAGTTGCTGAATATCCAACTCAAAGGGCCGTTCTTCCTTACCCAGCAGATGTTGCCGCTGCTGGCCGACGGCGGGCGCATCGTCAACATTTCCACGGGCTTGACCCGCTTCGCCCTGCCCGGCTATGCCGCCTATGCCGCCATGAAAGGCGCCATGGAAGTGCTGACCCGTTACCAGGCCAAGGAGCTAGGCGCTCGGGGGATCCGGGTGAACATTCTCGCGCCAGGGGCGATCGAGACTGACTTTGGCGGCGGAGTGGTGCGCGACAATGCCCAGGTCAATGACTTCATCGCCGGCAATACCGCGTTGGGACGGGTCGGCTTGCCTGATGATATCGGTGCGGCGGTGGCGCTGTTGCTTGAACAGGGCAATGGCTGGATCACTGGGCAGCGGCTGGAGGTTTCCGGGGGGATGTTCCTGTAA